One window of the Pseudofrankia sp. DC12 genome contains the following:
- a CDS encoding phosphoadenylyl-sulfate reductase, which produces MDAALKARAERVGRELADAPAEEILRWAVEEFGTKLVVAASMAEAVLVDMLAKIRSDVPVVFIDTGYHFAETVGTRDAVAATYNLPLISVRPQLTVAGQDAVHGKDLYASDPDLCCRMRKVVPLDRALAPYRAWAAGSRRAESDGRKALPVVGWDERRGKVKIHPLATWTDEDVDRYVEENNVLVNPLLTDGYQSVGCWPCTQRGTGRAGRWAGSTKTECGIH; this is translated from the coding sequence ATGGACGCCGCGTTGAAGGCCCGCGCCGAGCGCGTGGGCAGGGAGCTGGCCGACGCGCCTGCCGAGGAGATCCTGCGCTGGGCCGTCGAGGAGTTCGGGACGAAGCTCGTCGTCGCCGCGTCGATGGCCGAGGCCGTCCTCGTCGACATGCTCGCGAAGATCCGGTCGGATGTTCCAGTCGTCTTCATCGACACCGGCTACCACTTCGCCGAGACGGTCGGCACCAGGGACGCCGTCGCGGCGACCTACAACCTGCCGCTGATCAGCGTCCGGCCCCAGCTGACCGTCGCGGGGCAGGACGCCGTCCATGGCAAGGACCTGTACGCCAGCGACCCCGACCTGTGCTGCCGGATGCGCAAGGTCGTCCCGCTGGACCGGGCGCTCGCGCCCTACCGGGCCTGGGCGGCCGGGTCGCGCCGGGCCGAGTCGGACGGCCGCAAGGCCCTGCCGGTCGTCGGCTGGGACGAGCGGCGCGGGAAGGTGAAGATCCACCCGCTGGCGACCTGGACCGACGAGGACGTCGATCGCTACGTCGAGGAGAACAACGTCCTCGTCAACCCGCTGCTGACCGACGGGTACCAGTCGGTCGGCTGCTGGCCCTGCACCCAGCGCGGCACCGGCCGGGCCGGTCGCTGGGCCGGCAGCACGAAGACCGAGTGCGGCATCCACTAG
- the cobA gene encoding uroporphyrinogen-III C-methyltransferase → MSSGWGDGAGPPSRPRGAGGPRGGNGATARRGHVWLVGAGPGDPGLITVRGAELLAGADVVVTDLAVDAPLHAHTRPGAEIVRVGPDGDLRAQDEVNALLVERALAGARVVRLKGGDPYLLGRGGEESEACAAAGVWVTVVPGVSSALAGPAFAGIPVTHRGLAQDVAIVSGHLPPGHPDSTVDWSTLTSPALTVVIMMGVAHLVAIAEALLAAGREPGTPVAVVERATTQTQRVLRTTLESLGADAVETGVRSPAVIVVGDVAARIDARGAASPHRPVPGRPAAPVGRADRRTSQEDRAGGADHDLTDDGSGRVNPMARPAPVGADQGPLSGARVLVPRTRQRPGLLARDLRRQGAEAVETVVSMLAPVPDASGLLAALPGADALVLADADEVATVVALLRGAGQDVRALAGLTLVSASGSAADALEALGLATVRSSAEVRVAHVVVTEIPVTGLRVAVCASAAPPMGVRTVRRVTLRTDVPAAADPAVAADLRDGRLHAVAFASSTAARRTAELYGPLPPGLLVVAMGRRTVLACDEAGIRVDAVADEPGIAGLVTAVCRLMAPHA, encoded by the coding sequence GTGTCGAGCGGCTGGGGGGACGGCGCCGGCCCGCCTTCGCGCCCGCGTGGCGCGGGCGGCCCGCGCGGCGGCAACGGGGCGACAGCGCGCCGTGGTCACGTCTGGCTGGTTGGGGCCGGCCCAGGCGATCCGGGTCTGATCACTGTGCGTGGCGCCGAATTGCTGGCGGGAGCGGACGTCGTGGTCACCGACCTGGCCGTGGACGCCCCCCTGCACGCGCACACCCGGCCGGGCGCCGAGATCGTCCGGGTCGGCCCGGACGGCGACCTGCGGGCCCAGGACGAGGTGAACGCCCTGCTCGTCGAGCGAGCACTGGCCGGTGCCCGGGTCGTCCGGCTCAAGGGCGGCGATCCCTACCTGCTCGGCCGCGGCGGCGAGGAGTCCGAGGCCTGTGCCGCCGCCGGTGTCTGGGTGACGGTGGTCCCCGGAGTGTCGTCGGCGCTCGCCGGCCCGGCCTTCGCGGGCATTCCGGTGACCCACCGGGGCCTCGCCCAGGACGTCGCGATCGTCTCCGGCCATCTGCCGCCCGGGCACCCGGACTCGACCGTCGACTGGTCCACGCTGACCTCGCCCGCGCTCACTGTCGTGATCATGATGGGCGTCGCTCACCTCGTCGCGATCGCCGAGGCGTTACTGGCCGCTGGGCGGGAACCGGGAACTCCGGTGGCCGTGGTCGAGCGGGCCACCACCCAGACCCAGCGGGTCCTGCGGACCACCCTGGAGTCGCTCGGCGCCGACGCGGTCGAGACCGGGGTGCGCTCGCCGGCCGTCATCGTCGTCGGGGACGTCGCCGCCCGCATCGACGCCCGCGGCGCCGCCTCCCCGCACCGCCCGGTGCCCGGTCGGCCGGCGGCACCCGTGGGAAGGGCGGATCGGCGAACCAGCCAGGAGGACCGCGCCGGCGGGGCGGATCATGACCTCACCGACGACGGGAGCGGACGGGTGAACCCGATGGCGCGCCCGGCGCCGGTCGGCGCCGATCAGGGGCCGCTGAGCGGGGCACGAGTGCTCGTGCCGCGCACCCGGCAGCGTCCTGGGCTGTTGGCCCGTGACCTGCGCAGGCAGGGCGCCGAGGCCGTCGAGACGGTGGTCTCGATGCTCGCGCCGGTGCCGGACGCCTCCGGGTTGCTCGCCGCGCTGCCCGGGGCCGACGCGCTGGTGCTCGCCGACGCGGACGAGGTGGCGACGGTGGTCGCCCTGCTGCGCGGCGCCGGGCAGGATGTCCGCGCGCTGGCCGGCCTGACCCTGGTGTCGGCGTCCGGCTCCGCGGCGGACGCGCTGGAGGCGCTCGGGCTCGCGACCGTCCGGTCGTCCGCTGAGGTGCGGGTCGCGCACGTGGTCGTCACCGAGATCCCGGTGACCGGCCTGCGGGTTGCCGTCTGCGCGTCGGCCGCGCCGCCGATGGGAGTCCGGACGGTCCGGCGCGTCACGCTGCGGACGGACGTCCCAGCCGCCGCCGACCCCGCCGTCGCCGCCGACCTGCGCGACGGCCGGCTACACGCGGTGGCCTTCGCGTCGTCGACAGCCGCCCGTCGTACCGCCGAGCTCTATGGCCCGCTCCCGCCTGGCCTGCTGGTGGTCGCCATGGGCCGGCGCACGGTCCTCGCCTGCGACGAGGCGGGTATCCGGGTCGACGCCGTCGCCGACGAGCCAGGAATCGCCGGCCTCGTCACCGCGGTCTGCCGCCTGATGGCGCCACATGCCTAA
- a CDS encoding HNH endonuclease signature motif containing protein has product MFDSRAGHAPSAPNRTADATWPDALSTPTQRVGQSTDGQSTETLLPENPRERDRGLVEELFGRLGTVDAVFDAVLNNLAVCDAAATLSLAARLARLTARLEGLTIHTQVHLTRQRPANPGQGDGEPGDPYSPFAADELAAELGQSPRTMSSRLATAWEIADQLPAALADLTAGMLDHTRLTALHQLTRCLTTAQRATIEAAMLAGSRLASPPQWRRKIHRLVARLDPQAAAKRRRHAHTQRSISLQPLEDGMALLTAVLPAEDAQAIYDRINKIARTDARTDGDTRPIDARRADVLAALLLGNRREHVSVELQVIAPVGTLAGLDDNPAELAGYGPIPAHVGRALAADAHWRRVLTDPTTGTVLDLGHRRVPTPALARLIRHQQTRCLFPGCGMPATHTDIDHTIDHAHGGHTALDNLGLLCRHHHRAKHRGQWHLDQPRPGIFTWTSPTGRTYTVNTRTNDDEALPPAEGNRTKTAGPARASARHGRQLLPQQRTPADEPCHF; this is encoded by the coding sequence ATGTTCGACTCCCGGGCCGGCCATGCGCCGTCGGCACCGAACCGCACCGCCGATGCCACCTGGCCTGACGCACTCTCGACCCCCACTCAACGTGTCGGCCAGTCGACCGACGGCCAGTCGACCGAAACATTGTTGCCCGAAAACCCCCGCGAGCGGGATCGCGGGCTTGTCGAGGAACTATTCGGGCGCCTCGGCACGGTCGACGCGGTGTTCGACGCCGTGCTAAACAACCTGGCCGTGTGCGACGCAGCGGCGACGCTATCGCTGGCGGCCAGGTTGGCCCGGCTGACGGCCAGGCTGGAGGGGCTGACGATCCACACCCAGGTGCATCTCACCCGCCAGCGCCCGGCCAACCCGGGCCAGGGAGACGGCGAGCCGGGCGATCCGTACTCGCCGTTCGCCGCCGATGAGCTCGCCGCCGAGCTGGGACAGTCCCCACGCACGATGTCCAGCCGGCTCGCCACCGCCTGGGAGATCGCCGACCAGCTCCCCGCCGCGCTCGCCGACCTGACCGCCGGGATGCTCGACCACACCCGCCTCACCGCGCTGCACCAACTCACCCGCTGCCTCACCACCGCGCAGCGCGCCACCATCGAGGCCGCCATGCTCGCCGGCAGCCGGCTGGCCTCCCCACCCCAATGGCGCCGCAAGATCCACCGACTCGTCGCCCGGCTCGACCCACAGGCCGCCGCGAAACGCCGCCGCCACGCCCACACCCAACGCAGCATCAGCCTTCAACCTCTCGAAGACGGCATGGCCCTGCTCACAGCGGTCCTGCCCGCCGAGGACGCCCAGGCGATCTACGACCGCATCAACAAGATCGCCCGGACCGACGCCCGGACCGACGGCGACACCCGCCCGATCGACGCCCGCCGCGCCGACGTCCTGGCCGCACTGCTCCTCGGCAACCGCCGCGAACACGTCAGCGTCGAACTCCAGGTCATCGCCCCTGTCGGAACCCTGGCCGGACTCGACGACAACCCGGCCGAACTCGCCGGCTACGGCCCCATCCCCGCCCACGTCGGCCGCGCACTCGCCGCCGACGCCCACTGGCGCCGCGTCCTCACCGACCCCACCACCGGCACCGTCCTCGACCTCGGCCACCGCCGAGTCCCCACCCCAGCACTCGCCCGCCTCATCCGCCACCAACAAACCCGCTGCCTCTTCCCCGGCTGCGGCATGCCCGCCACCCACACCGACATCGACCACACCATCGACCACGCCCACGGCGGCCACACCGCCCTCGACAACCTCGGCCTCCTCTGTAGGCACCACCACCGCGCCAAACATCGAGGCCAGTGGCACCTGGACCAGCCCCGACCCGGCATCTTCACCTGGACCAGCCCCACCGGCCGGACCTACACGGTCAACACCCGCACGAACGACGACGAAGCCCTGCCTCCGGCCGAAGGCAATCGCACCAAGACTGCCGGCCCCGCCAGGGCCAGCGCACGGCACGGCCGCCAGCTCCTGCCCCAGCAACGGACCCCGGCCGACGAGCCGTGCCACTTCTAG
- a CDS encoding CbiX/SirB N-terminal domain-containing protein: MRGLLVIGHGSRRDEANATVFALASALAAEPAALPAEPAALAAEPAALPAEPAALAAEPAALPAEPAALAAEPAALPAEPAAPDGQAAPPGGQPAWDVVEVAFLDVLRPDIADGYAALVDAGCTRIVAHPFFLFAGRHTAHDIPAALAAAQASHPHTSWTVTEPLGLHPGVVTAVRARVAERTGDGDPGPTGE; the protein is encoded by the coding sequence ATGCGGGGTCTGCTGGTCATCGGGCACGGTTCACGCCGCGACGAGGCCAACGCGACCGTGTTCGCGTTGGCCTCAGCACTGGCAGCCGAGCCCGCGGCACTCCCGGCCGAGCCCGCGGCACTGGCAGCCGAGCCCGCGGCACTCCCGGCCGAGCCCGCGGCACTGGCAGCCGAGCCCGCGGCACTCCCGGCCGAGCCCGCGGCACTGGCAGCCGAGCCCGCGGCACTCCCGGCCGAGCCCGCGGCGCCGGATGGACAGGCCGCGCCGCCCGGCGGCCAGCCCGCGTGGGATGTCGTCGAGGTCGCGTTCCTGGACGTGCTGCGGCCCGACATCGCCGACGGCTACGCGGCGCTGGTCGACGCGGGCTGCACACGGATCGTCGCGCACCCGTTCTTCCTGTTCGCCGGGCGGCACACGGCGCACGACATCCCGGCGGCGCTGGCCGCGGCGCAGGCCAGCCACCCCCACACCAGTTGGACCGTCACCGAGCCCCTCGGCCTGCACCCCGGCGTGGTCACCGCCGTCCGAGCCCGCGTCGCCGAACGGACAGGGGACGGCGATCCCGGCCCCACTGGAGAATAG